One genomic segment of Acomys russatus chromosome 6, mAcoRus1.1, whole genome shotgun sequence includes these proteins:
- the Pycr2 gene encoding pyrroline-5-carboxylate reductase 2 — protein sequence MSVGFIGAGQLACALARGFTAAGVLSAHKIIASSPEMDLPTVSALRRMGVNLTRSNKDTVRHSDVLFLAVKPHIIPFILDEIGADVQERHIVVSCAAGVTISSVEKKLMTFQPAPKVIRCMTNTPVVVREGATVYATGTHALVEDGKLLEQLMRSVGFCTEVEEDLIDAITGLSGSGPAYAFMALDALADGGVKMGVPRRLAVRLGAQALLGAAKMLLDSEDHPGQLKDNVCSPGGATIHALHFLESGGFRSLLINAVEASCIRTRELQSMADQEKISPAALKKTLLDRVKLESPTVSTLAPPSPGKLLTRSPAQGSKKD from the exons ATGAGCGTGGGTTTCATAGGCGCTGGCCAGCTGGCCTGTGCGCTGGCGCGCGGTTTCACGGCCGCAG GCGTCCTGTCGGCTCACAAGATTATAGCCAGCTCTCCGGAAATGGACCTGCCCACGGTGTCTGCTCTCAGG AGAATGGGCGTGAATCTGACCCGAAGCAATAAGGACACCGTGCGGCACAGTGATGTCCTGTTTCTGGCTGTGAAGCCTCACATTATCCCCTTTATCCTGGATGAGATCGGGGCCGATGTGCAAGAGAGGCACATCGTGGTCTCCTGTGCGGCTGGTGTCACCATCAGTTCTGTGGAGAAG AAGCTGATGACGTTCCAGCCGGCCCCCAAAGTGATCCGCTGTATGACCAACACGCCTGTGGTGGTCCGAGAGGGGGCCACTGTGTACGCCACGGGCACCCATGCCCTGGTAGAGGATGGAAAACTCCTGGAGCAGCTGATGAGAAGCGTGGGCTTCTGcacagaggtggaggaggacCTCATTGATGCCATCACAGGGCTCAGCGGCAGTGGGCCTGCCTAT GCGTTTATGGCCCTGGACGCGCTGGCAGATGGTGGGGTGAAGATGGGTGTGCCTCGGCGCCTGGCAGTCCGACTAGGAGCTCAGGCGTTGCTG GGAGCGGCTAAGATGCTGCTGGACTCCGAGGACCATCCAGGCCAGCTCAAGGACAACGTCTGCTCCCCTGGGGGCGCCACCATCCATGCCCTACACTTCCTAGAGAGCGGGGGCTTCCGCTCTCTGCTCATCAATGCAGTTGAGGCCTCCTGCATCCGAACAAG AGAGCTGCAGTCCATGGCTGACCAGGAAAAGATCTCCCCTGCTGCCCTTAAGAAGACCCTCCTGGACAGAGTCAAGCTGGAGTCACCCACAGTGTCCACGCTGGCCCCGCCCAGTCCTGGGAAACTCCTGACAAGAAGTCCCGCCCAGGGAAGCAAGAAGGACTGA